A stretch of Aerococcus urinaehominis DNA encodes these proteins:
- a CDS encoding carbohydrate ABC transporter permease, with the protein MAQNVQQVDKVKKPINWSRIGLLCLNIIMWLIVMFPLIYAFLMAIKPPADLYNPESVLFPQHPTLKNFSDVFDLAPIGLYIRNSLIVATSITIIQIITSVLSAFAFKFLHFKGSGILYALIMATMMIPGESVIISQFLMVSSWGWTDSLRVLIIPFAVSAFNIFLCRQSLESFPMEIYEAAKIDGCSNLRFVFTVLLPLMKPTLGAMAVQSFLGGWNMYMWPLLTTNNDNVRTVQIGIGMLNSVDSQSMVLMVAGVVICMIPSLAIFIIGQRNMVKGLTAGAVKG; encoded by the coding sequence ATGGCTCAAAATGTTCAACAAGTTGACAAAGTCAAAAAACCCATTAATTGGAGCCGGATAGGCTTGCTTTGCTTAAATATTATCATGTGGCTGATAGTGATGTTCCCCCTTATTTATGCTTTTTTAATGGCGATAAAGCCCCCTGCAGATTTATATAACCCTGAGAGTGTGTTATTTCCACAGCATCCTACTTTAAAAAACTTTTCGGATGTTTTTGATTTAGCTCCTATTGGTTTGTACATAAGGAACTCTTTAATTGTAGCGACTTCTATTACAATTATTCAGATTATTACTTCAGTCCTATCTGCCTTTGCTTTTAAATTCTTACATTTTAAGGGTTCAGGTATTCTGTATGCTTTAATCATGGCAACTATGATGATTCCTGGCGAATCGGTTATTATTTCTCAGTTTTTAATGGTATCTTCATGGGGATGGACAGATAGTTTGCGGGTATTAATTATTCCATTTGCAGTTTCGGCCTTTAATATTTTTCTTTGCCGTCAATCATTAGAAAGTTTCCCAATGGAAATCTATGAAGCAGCTAAAATTGATGGCTGTTCTAATCTACGGTTTGTATTCACCGTACTATTACCGTTGATGAAACCTACCTTAGGGGCTATGGCAGTACAATCATTCCTAGGTGGTTGGAATATGTACATGTGGCCGTTACTAACGACAAATAATGATAATGTGCGTACTGTACAGATTGGTATCGGTATGTTAAATAGTGTTGATTCACAATCGATGGTTTTAATGGTTGCCGGTGTTGTTATCTGTATGATTCCAAGTTTAGCAATCTTTATTATCGGTCAACGGAATATGGTCAAAGGCTTAACAGCTGGAGCAGTTAAAGGTTAG